The following are from one region of the Anaeropeptidivorans aminofermentans genome:
- the grdB gene encoding glycine reductase complex selenoprotein B codes for MKKRVVHYINNFFAGIGGEEMAHIPPEKREGVVGPGMALQAAFGDDVEIVATLICGDNYFGENTEQAVGQLLSWVKEANADIFIAGPAFNAGRYGFACGSIVKAVQDNLGIPAFTAMYEENPGVDAFRKDMYILKTNNSATGMRKAVPSMIKFAKKLLNNEEILGPSEEDYFERGIRVNYFHEKRGSERAVEMLLQKVAGNNPVTEYPLPKIDRVEPVSPVTDMAHTKIAIVTSGGIVPVGNPDHIESSSASKYGIYSIAGMERMSKDDFTSVHGGYDRQFVLEDPNLVVPLDALRELEKENVIGELADYFMTTTGTGTSTGNAKRFGEDIAKKLLEDKVGAVILTSTUGTCTRCGATIVKEIERAGIPVVHIATVTPISKTIGANRIIPGIGIPHPLGDPKLSDENQYKLRKNLVLKALEALQTPITEQTIFAS; via the coding sequence ATGAAAAAACGTGTAGTACATTATATAAATAACTTCTTTGCCGGAATCGGCGGAGAGGAAATGGCGCATATTCCGCCTGAAAAAAGAGAAGGCGTTGTAGGCCCCGGTATGGCTTTACAGGCGGCCTTCGGTGACGACGTAGAAATCGTTGCAACACTTATCTGCGGAGACAACTATTTCGGAGAAAATACAGAGCAGGCTGTAGGTCAGCTGCTTTCATGGGTAAAAGAAGCAAACGCGGATATTTTTATCGCAGGCCCTGCATTTAACGCAGGACGCTATGGATTTGCCTGCGGAAGCATTGTAAAGGCCGTTCAGGATAATTTAGGCATTCCTGCTTTTACAGCCATGTATGAAGAAAATCCCGGTGTGGATGCCTTTAGAAAGGATATGTATATCCTTAAAACAAATAATTCTGCAACGGGTATGCGTAAAGCAGTTCCTTCTATGATAAAATTTGCAAAGAAGCTTTTAAATAATGAGGAAATCTTAGGCCCTTCGGAAGAAGATTATTTTGAAAGAGGCATCAGGGTAAATTATTTCCATGAAAAACGCGGCAGCGAACGTGCCGTGGAAATGCTTCTTCAAAAGGTCGCAGGAAATAACCCTGTGACGGAATATCCGCTTCCTAAAATAGATAGAGTAGAGCCTGTTTCTCCGGTAACGGATATGGCCCATACAAAAATTGCCATTGTTACCTCAGGGGGTATTGTTCCTGTGGGTAATCCCGACCATATTGAGTCTTCCTCTGCAAGCAAATACGGCATATACAGCATAGCCGGCATGGAGCGCATGAGTAAAGACGATTTTACAAGCGTTCACGGCGGTTATGACAGGCAATTCGTTCTTGAAGACCCGAATCTTGTAGTGCCTCTTGATGCTTTAAGAGAGCTTGAAAAAGAAAATGTAATTGGTGAATTAGCCGACTATTTCATGACCACAACAGGAACCGGAACATCAACAGGCAATGCCAAAAGATTCGGAGAAGATATTGCGAAAAAGCTTTTGGAAGATAAAGTTGGCGCAGTTATTCTCACCTCCACCTGAGGCACCTGTACTCGTTGCGGCGCAACGATTGTTAAAGAAATTGAAAGAGCAGGAATCCCTGTTGTACACATTGCCACAGTTACGCCTATATCAAAAACCATCGGCGCAAACAGAATTATTCCCGGTATCGGTATACCCCATCCCTTAGGCGACCCAAAATTATCTGACGAAAATCAGTATAAGCTTCGTAAAAACTTGGTTCTCAAGGCCCTTGAAGCTTTACAGACGCCTATTACCGAGCAGACTATTTTTGCATCATAA
- a CDS encoding YkvI family membrane protein: MSGNKDKVNILRVIIMGGAFIGLLIGSGFTTGQEIMQYFVSYKFAGITSIIVMFCLFVYVGISFSAVGYEQQFEEPKNIYRYYCGKVVGTFFDYFSVIFLYMSFWVMTAGAGAALNQQFGLPNWMGGVILGGATLITLYFGFNRLVDIMGSIGPVVSILAILLGIAGIMMNPGGFSAFPDKVAPLVESGTVMQAGSNWFMACASYVGFCMMWLAVFMTNLGKTANSKKEAYSGAIFGAFLFSLAVLLLMFGLASNLDEVAGAQIPTLILAEKINPALAVVFTLIVFTEIYTTAAPLLWAPIQRFAPDEKSSRYRVLLVVMGVIGIFVGLVIPFDRLINVIYVINGYVGFLLLFMMIVTDFRTKVLKNYTPKVVIELKKKARSSRNAG, from the coding sequence ATGAGTGGGAATAAAGATAAGGTTAATATTTTAAGAGTTATTATCATGGGCGGCGCCTTTATAGGCTTGCTGATTGGTTCCGGCTTTACTACAGGGCAGGAGATCATGCAGTACTTTGTTTCGTATAAATTTGCGGGCATTACAAGTATTATTGTAATGTTTTGCTTATTTGTTTATGTCGGCATCAGCTTTAGTGCAGTGGGATATGAGCAGCAATTTGAAGAGCCTAAAAATATATATCGATATTACTGCGGAAAGGTAGTAGGTACGTTTTTCGATTATTTTTCCGTTATTTTCCTTTATATGTCCTTCTGGGTTATGACGGCAGGGGCAGGAGCAGCTTTAAACCAGCAGTTCGGACTTCCTAATTGGATGGGCGGCGTTATTCTGGGCGGTGCTACTTTGATTACGCTTTATTTTGGATTTAACCGTCTTGTTGATATTATGGGTTCCATTGGGCCTGTGGTTTCTATTTTAGCAATTCTTCTCGGTATTGCCGGAATTATGATGAACCCCGGCGGTTTCTCCGCATTTCCTGATAAGGTTGCGCCATTAGTTGAAAGCGGCACTGTTATGCAGGCCGGAAGCAATTGGTTTATGGCATGTGCTTCTTATGTAGGCTTCTGTATGATGTGGCTCGCAGTATTTATGACAAATCTCGGAAAAACAGCAAACAGCAAAAAAGAAGCTTATTCCGGCGCAATTTTTGGTGCGTTCTTATTCTCTTTGGCAGTTTTATTATTAATGTTTGGTTTGGCCTCCAATTTAGATGAAGTAGCAGGGGCACAGATACCTACATTAATACTTGCCGAAAAAATTAATCCTGCATTGGCAGTAGTCTTCACACTCATTGTTTTCACAGAAATTTATACAACTGCCGCTCCGCTCCTTTGGGCGCCGATACAAAGATTTGCCCCGGACGAAAAAAGCAGCCGTTACCGTGTATTATTAGTAGTTATGGGCGTAATCGGTATTTTCGTAGGCTTGGTGATTCCTTTTGACAGATTAATTAACGTTATATACGTTATTAATGGATATGTGGGCTTTTTACTTCTTTTTATGATGATTGTTACAGACTTTAGAACAAAGGTTTTGAAGAACTATACTCCTAAAGTGGTTATTGAACTTAAGAAAAAAGCAAGAAGCTCAAGAAATGCAGGGTAG
- a CDS encoding GrdX family protein — translation MISPNNQYKPMLITNNPSCAEHFDKKCIGVFDNQWSYGEVLEKVREKIYKGYCLLTHPMAGSMKPNQTPYKSVLLAEHSSFEGDFNSLEVIERAIDAYNKFQKQRPTPNWSEKIKKDFGAIDVSLIQGAFERTGFRIL, via the coding sequence TTGATAAGCCCAAATAATCAATATAAACCAATGTTAATTACCAATAATCCGTCCTGTGCAGAGCATTTTGACAAAAAATGCATCGGTGTTTTTGATAATCAATGGAGCTATGGTGAGGTTTTGGAGAAGGTGCGGGAAAAGATTTATAAGGGCTATTGCCTTTTGACCCACCCTATGGCTGGGAGCATGAAGCCAAATCAAACGCCGTATAAATCAGTGCTTTTAGCGGAGCATTCTTCTTTTGAAGGCGATTTTAACAGCTTGGAGGTGATAGAGCGGGCTATTGATGCTTATAATAAATTTCAAAAGCAGCGGCCCACCCCAAACTGGTCGGAAAAAATTAAAAAGGATTTCGGCGCCATTGATGTATCACTGATCCAGGGCGCTTTTGAAAGAACAGGGTTTAGAATTCTCTAA
- the grdG gene encoding sarcosine reductase complex component B subunit alpha: MRLELGKIFISDVQFGEKTHVENGILYVDSEEIRKTVLEDERIIDVKVELARPGESIRITPVKDCIEPRVKVEGGEMFPGVIGKVNKVGSGRTYALEGACVVTVGKIVGFQEGIIDMSGPTACYTPFSKTQNICVVLEPAEGLETHAYEEACRLAGLKVAAKIGECARALTPDEIIVYETLPLLKQIEQYPDLPKIGYIHMLQSQGLLHDTYYYGTDAKQLLPTFMYPTEIMDGAIISGNCVAPCDKVTTYHHLYNPVIEDLYKRHGKDLNFIGVILTNENVYLADKIRSSDMVAKLTEFLGLDGVLISEEGYGNPDTDLMMNCQKVTQAGTKVVLITDEFPGGDGKSYSLADGVPEAEHIVSCGNGNVVVHFPPMDRIIGMLDYVEMQIGGFSGSLKEDGSIDAELQIIIASTIANGFNHLAARGY, encoded by the coding sequence ATGCGCTTAGAATTAGGGAAAATATTTATAAGTGATGTGCAATTCGGAGAAAAAACACATGTTGAAAATGGAATTCTATATGTAGACAGCGAAGAAATCAGAAAAACAGTGTTGGAAGATGAGCGGATTATTGACGTAAAGGTAGAATTGGCTCGTCCCGGCGAAAGCATAAGGATAACACCCGTAAAGGACTGTATTGAGCCGAGAGTGAAAGTGGAAGGCGGCGAAATGTTTCCGGGGGTTATCGGAAAGGTCAATAAAGTAGGAAGCGGACGTACTTACGCCCTTGAAGGCGCCTGCGTTGTTACTGTTGGTAAAATTGTAGGATTCCAAGAAGGAATCATTGATATGAGCGGCCCTACAGCCTGCTATACGCCTTTTTCAAAGACACAGAATATCTGTGTTGTTTTGGAGCCTGCGGAAGGTTTAGAAACGCATGCTTATGAAGAAGCATGCCGACTTGCAGGATTAAAAGTAGCCGCCAAAATAGGCGAATGTGCCCGTGCCCTTACGCCGGACGAAATTATCGTATATGAGACATTGCCTTTATTAAAGCAAATAGAGCAGTATCCGGACCTTCCGAAGATTGGATATATCCATATGCTTCAAAGCCAAGGCCTTTTACATGATACATATTATTACGGAACAGATGCAAAGCAGCTCCTGCCTACCTTTATGTACCCCACTGAAATCATGGACGGTGCAATCATCAGCGGTAACTGTGTTGCCCCCTGTGACAAGGTTACAACTTACCACCATCTTTATAATCCGGTTATTGAAGACTTATATAAAAGGCATGGCAAGGATTTAAACTTTATCGGCGTTATCTTAACGAACGAAAATGTTTATTTGGCAGATAAGATTCGTTCTTCCGATATGGTCGCCAAGCTTACAGAATTTTTAGGTCTTGACGGCGTTTTAATCAGTGAGGAAGGCTACGGAAATCCCGATACCGACTTGATGATGAACTGCCAGAAGGTGACTCAGGCAGGAACAAAAGTTGTACTTATAACCGATGAATTCCCAGGCGGAGACGGAAAGTCCTATTCTCTTGCCGACGGCGTTCCAGAAGCCGAGCATATCGTATCCTGCGGAAACGGAAACGTTGTTGTTCATTTTCCGCCTATGGACCGTATAATAGGAATGCTTGATTATGTAGAAATGCAGATCGGCGGCTTTTCAGGAAGCCTTAAAGAAGACGGCAGCATAGACGCAGAACTTCAGATTATTATTGCATCGACCATTGCCAACGGATTCAATCATCTTGCAGCGCGGGGTTATTAG